A portion of the Algimonas porphyrae genome contains these proteins:
- a CDS encoding AAA family ATPase: MPAPQSHPYPGQPASHVAPQGVVHSAMPAPVAPLPTADMGPEMREEGERPLPQIAIHAFCDRQETAGCIHEMTRDWRMRRTNSKIYMGGLSAAIDYYHKENTPGLVIIESGMRGAELFNQLEQLASVCDEGTKVVIIGAANDIRLYRQLMDKGVSDYLVPPLHPLNIIRSLSDLYSDPESPFTGRAVAFFGSKGGVGSSTLAHNIAYTLAERMMQETALIDLDSSWGTTALDFAYDSASGLEEALAEPDRLDDTLLDRIMVRHTERLSLLPTSSSLNSKPVFNSDAYEAVVAAVRSVSPLALLDVPHIWADWTTNILTTVDDVVITTVPDLANLRNTKNLVDFLKAQRPNDGEPILVLNQTGRCKSKDDEISVENFAGAVGLEPALVIGFDPDTFSRACNEGKMLPEMKTTDALVPGLDYLAARLRTGQFSQPPVASAPRGRLSLIGKSSETGESQKSKSLFASLLKQKG, encoded by the coding sequence ATGCCAGCGCCGCAATCGCACCCGTATCCGGGACAGCCTGCATCTCATGTCGCCCCACAAGGTGTCGTACATTCCGCTATGCCCGCGCCCGTCGCGCCTCTGCCAACGGCTGACATGGGGCCAGAGATGCGCGAAGAGGGCGAGCGCCCCCTGCCGCAGATTGCGATCCACGCTTTTTGCGATCGCCAAGAAACGGCTGGCTGCATCCATGAAATGACACGAGACTGGCGGATGCGCCGGACTAATTCGAAAATCTATATGGGCGGCCTGTCCGCCGCCATCGATTATTATCACAAGGAGAACACGCCCGGTCTGGTGATCATCGAATCCGGCATGCGCGGTGCGGAACTGTTCAATCAACTCGAGCAGCTGGCCAGCGTTTGTGACGAAGGAACGAAAGTCGTCATTATCGGGGCCGCCAACGATATTCGCCTGTATCGTCAGCTCATGGATAAAGGCGTGTCGGATTATCTGGTCCCGCCACTTCATCCGCTCAACATCATTCGCTCACTGTCCGATCTCTACTCCGATCCGGAAAGCCCGTTTACGGGTCGAGCCGTTGCTTTCTTCGGCTCCAAAGGCGGCGTCGGCAGTTCGACGCTGGCGCACAACATTGCCTACACGCTGGCTGAACGCATGATGCAGGAAACGGCCCTGATCGATCTCGACAGCAGCTGGGGCACGACTGCGCTCGATTTTGCCTATGACAGCGCGTCCGGGCTGGAAGAAGCCTTGGCCGAGCCGGACCGTCTCGACGATACGCTGCTGGATCGGATCATGGTCCGCCATACGGAGCGTCTTTCGCTGCTGCCAACCTCCAGCTCATTGAATTCAAAACCTGTTTTCAACTCCGATGCCTATGAGGCCGTTGTCGCCGCCGTGCGATCGGTCAGTCCGCTCGCCCTGCTGGATGTTCCCCATATCTGGGCCGACTGGACCACCAATATTCTGACCACGGTCGATGATGTGGTGATCACAACGGTCCCTGATCTGGCCAATCTGCGTAATACGAAGAATCTGGTCGATTTCCTGAAGGCGCAGCGTCCGAATGACGGCGAGCCCATTCTGGTTCTCAACCAGACAGGACGTTGCAAATCCAAGGATGATGAGATCAGCGTCGAGAATTTTGCCGGAGCTGTCGGTCTGGAGCCTGCCCTGGTGATCGGGTTTGATCCAGACACATTTAGCCGCGCCTGTAATGAAGGCAAGATGCTGCCGGAAATGAAGACGACGGACGCGCTCGTGCCCGGCCTCGATTATCTGGCGGCCCGTCTGCGTACGGGACAGTTCAGCCAGCCACCGGTTGCCAGCGCTCCGCGCGGTCGTCTCAGCCTCATCGGCAAGTCATCGGAGACCGGTGAGTCTCAGAAAAGCAAGTCGCTCTTCGCCTCTCTGCTCAAGCAGAAAGGGTAG
- a CDS encoding CpaD family pilus assembly lipoprotein: protein MMKQPRQFARTRRFSVSALTLMVAAPLLLAGCLQGSNIHQPTHRLNPVKVAESVERLELYARPNGLELSARDEFAVQTFLRSYTAEGSGPIYINRPANALTGQGVIQTDALLTRLMAASAIRPDAVQSGEYYSRPGDPAPVVLSYRTLKAISQDCSRLGDLSQTYGNGVTPEFGCFASANLAAMISDPRQLIEPYASDTPNAQRRQVVYDRYIQGSSTASERPEGQSVSSQEAGG from the coding sequence ATGATGAAACAACCGCGTCAATTCGCTCGGACCCGCCGTTTTTCAGTCTCGGCGCTGACATTGATGGTCGCTGCGCCGCTTCTTCTGGCGGGCTGCCTGCAGGGCAGCAATATACATCAGCCGACCCACCGCCTTAATCCGGTCAAGGTCGCCGAGTCGGTCGAACGGCTGGAACTTTACGCGCGCCCCAATGGGCTCGAGCTCTCGGCGCGGGACGAATTCGCCGTTCAGACATTTCTCAGAAGCTATACTGCCGAAGGATCCGGCCCGATTTACATTAACCGTCCTGCCAATGCGCTGACCGGACAAGGGGTCATCCAGACGGATGCATTGCTAACGCGGTTGATGGCGGCCAGTGCGATCCGGCCTGATGCCGTTCAGTCGGGCGAATATTACTCCCGTCCCGGTGATCCGGCGCCGGTCGTTCTATCCTATCGGACCCTGAAGGCGATTTCGCAGGATTGCTCGCGTCTTGGCGATCTGTCGCAGACTTACGGCAATGGCGTGACGCCCGAATTTGGCTGTTTTGCATCGGCCAATCTGGCCGCCATGATCAGCGATCCGCGTCAGCTGATCGAACCCTACGCATCCGACACACCCAACGCGCAGCGGCGTCAGGTTGTCTATGATCGTTACATCCAAGGTTCCTCGACAGCCTCTGAGCGTCCTGAAGGTCAGAGTGTGAGCTCTCAGGAAGCTGGCGGTTAG
- a CDS encoding type II and III secretion system protein family protein has protein sequence MSGTNMFTIGGAPRWTRFAAPLMLSAVMAVPALATERSYSAIASIPVEASADGIRIQSPGEGLNRSIVLPYSKSTVIELPSNAMDVFVSNPDIVEAIPHTSRRTLLIGKSSGQTNVYFYDHNGNELLNIDIRVERDINGLTELVRKHAPSADVEVQSINSNIMLTGRVPNAETALKVERIAEMWQGAADGTGEIVNLLSVEGKDQVMLKVRIVEMQRSVVKQMGFNLSAVAELGDSTVSLVNNLGVSSGAGFTGNVGFQNSSGGDLRSLSGALTALERVGLIRTLAEPTLVAISGETANFLAGGEFPVLGGVFLDDNGQLQRSFEFKSFGVSLGFTPVVLSEGLISLNISTEVSEPTTENSFETGGEGGDILGLRVRRANTVVELPAGGSLVIAGMIREEARSAFDGVPGAKDIPGLGALFRNRDSQSVQTELVVIVTPYLVDPTHPDKLQTPLEGYQPASERAQVLMGRLNTVYGEKATSETLTGPFGHVVD, from the coding sequence ATGAGCGGAACCAATATGTTTACAATTGGGGGAGCGCCGCGCTGGACACGCTTTGCCGCGCCCCTGATGCTGTCTGCGGTCATGGCCGTTCCCGCTCTGGCGACAGAGCGCAGCTATAGCGCAATTGCGTCCATTCCGGTCGAAGCCTCCGCGGACGGAATCCGTATTCAGTCGCCGGGCGAAGGTCTGAACAGATCCATCGTGCTGCCTTATTCCAAATCGACAGTCATTGAGTTGCCATCCAATGCGATGGACGTGTTCGTGTCTAATCCGGACATTGTCGAAGCCATTCCCCATACATCGCGCCGGACCCTGCTGATCGGCAAGAGTTCGGGTCAGACCAACGTTTATTTCTACGACCATAACGGCAATGAGCTGCTCAATATCGACATTCGGGTCGAGCGGGACATTAACGGGCTGACGGAGCTTGTCCGAAAGCATGCGCCGAGTGCGGATGTCGAAGTCCAGTCGATCAACAGTAACATCATGCTGACAGGCCGCGTGCCGAACGCAGAGACCGCGCTGAAAGTCGAGCGCATAGCCGAGATGTGGCAGGGCGCAGCCGATGGAACGGGCGAAATCGTCAATCTTCTGTCTGTCGAAGGCAAGGATCAGGTGATGCTGAAGGTCCGCATCGTCGAGATGCAGCGCTCAGTCGTCAAACAGATGGGCTTCAATCTCTCAGCTGTGGCCGAACTGGGCGATTCGACGGTTTCCCTGGTCAATAATCTTGGTGTCAGTAGTGGTGCGGGCTTTACGGGCAATGTCGGTTTTCAGAATTCATCCGGCGGCGATCTGCGCTCTCTGAGCGGAGCGCTGACAGCGCTGGAACGAGTCGGCCTGATCCGGACGCTCGCAGAGCCGACTCTGGTCGCGATTTCGGGGGAAACGGCCAACTTCCTGGCGGGCGGTGAGTTCCCGGTTCTAGGTGGCGTTTTTCTCGATGATAATGGGCAGCTGCAGCGCTCTTTCGAATTCAAATCATTCGGCGTTTCGCTCGGCTTTACCCCCGTTGTCCTATCCGAGGGACTGATTTCATTGAATATTTCAACCGAAGTATCCGAGCCGACTACCGAAAACTCGTTCGAAACAGGCGGTGAGGGCGGCGATATTCTGGGTCTGCGCGTGCGTCGGGCCAATACGGTTGTCGAGCTTCCGGCGGGCGGCAGTCTTGTGATTGCCGGCATGATCCGGGAAGAGGCGCGCAGCGCGTTTGACGGCGTTCCGGGGGCCAAGGATATTCCGGGTCTGGGCGCATTGTTCCGCAATCGCGACAGTCAGAGCGTACAGACGGAACTTGTCGTGATCGTGACGCCCTATCTGGTCGACCCGACGCATCCTGACAAATTGCAGACGCCGCTTGAGGGCTATCAGCCCGCCAGCGAGCGCGCACAGGTCCTGATGGGGCGCCTGAATACGGTTTATGGCGAAAAGGCCACGTCCGAAACATTGACCGGGCCGTTCGGCCATGTGGTCGATTAG
- the cpaB gene encoding Flp pilus assembly protein CpaB, translating into MDRKRLIMIAALVILMAIVFITLRGMNSGTDAEPMVETIVEEVDYTPVLTVSEPLSRGHRVSEGDLSWIDWPTEALTPALIVEDPEAETPIVETLINAVVREPLTPGEPLVLSRFIRAGDAGIMAALLKPGMRAVTVRISVDTAAGGFIQPGDKVDVILQEAVETTLGDFGSEAELVASTIFNNVTVLAIDQSFSADPSGSAALPGSTATLELSPRDAERITVAQVRGDLSLVLRGFAGATMYAPSHATEPDDAKKQIPPVTIYRSGEAQSVPVRGR; encoded by the coding sequence GTGGACAGAAAACGGCTGATAATGATTGCCGCTTTGGTCATTCTGATGGCCATCGTGTTTATCACATTGCGCGGCATGAATAGCGGTACAGATGCCGAGCCGATGGTCGAGACGATTGTCGAGGAAGTCGACTACACACCCGTTCTGACCGTGTCCGAGCCTCTATCGCGGGGTCACCGCGTCAGTGAGGGTGATCTCAGCTGGATCGACTGGCCGACGGAAGCGCTGACGCCAGCCCTGATCGTCGAAGATCCCGAAGCCGAAACCCCGATTGTCGAAACATTGATCAATGCCGTCGTCCGCGAGCCTCTGACGCCGGGCGAGCCGCTCGTTCTGTCGCGTTTCATTCGCGCGGGCGATGCAGGCATCATGGCCGCACTTTTGAAGCCCGGCATGCGGGCGGTTACGGTCCGGATCAGCGTCGACACGGCGGCTGGCGGCTTCATTCAGCCCGGCGACAAGGTCGATGTGATCTTGCAGGAGGCCGTGGAGACGACGCTGGGTGATTTCGGGTCGGAGGCTGAGCTGGTCGCATCGACAATCTTCAATAATGTCACGGTTCTGGCGATCGATCAGTCCTTTTCAGCTGATCCATCGGGCTCTGCAGCCCTCCCAGGATCGACGGCGACACTGGAGCTGTCTCCCCGTGATGCAGAGCGCATTACCGTCGCGCAGGTCCGAGGTGATCTGTCGCTGGTCCTCCGCGGCTTTGCCGGGGCGACCATGTATGCGCCGAGCCATGCGACGGAGCCTGATGACGCCAAGAAGCAAATTCCGCCTGTGACGATTTACCGATCCGGTGAGGCGCAATCCGTCCCGGTGCGGGGGAGATAG
- a CDS encoding prepilin peptidase, translating into MIVAFIVTLIFAVPLLIAAYTDFWSMKIPNKVSLAMAAGFVIALPMTWQGLPALAEHLSVGLVFFAAGFAMFALGWLGGGDAKLMAAISLWFGWGDVMPFVLYTTLFGAALGIFMMLSDTLLPVRVRTSELGMRMFQGGKDMPYGLALAAGALFVWPTSSLFVALVG; encoded by the coding sequence ATGATCGTCGCCTTTATCGTGACACTGATTTTCGCCGTCCCCTTGCTGATTGCGGCCTATACCGACTTCTGGTCGATGAAAATTCCCAACAAGGTCTCTCTGGCCATGGCCGCAGGCTTCGTGATCGCCTTGCCGATGACCTGGCAGGGTCTGCCCGCACTGGCCGAGCATCTGAGCGTCGGTCTGGTTTTCTTCGCAGCCGGTTTTGCAATGTTCGCTCTGGGTTGGCTCGGTGGCGGGGATGCGAAGCTGATGGCCGCCATCAGCCTGTGGTTCGGCTGGGGCGATGTCATGCCGTTCGTGCTCTACACGACCCTGTTCGGTGCGGCGCTGGGTATCTTCATGATGCTGAGCGATACGCTGCTGCCTGTCCGCGTCAGAACGTCGGAGCTGGGCATGCGCATGTTCCAGGGCGGAAAAGACATGCCTTACGGGCTGGCGCTTGCAGCCGGGGCCTTGTTCGTCTGGCCAACCAGCAGCCTGTTCGTCGCCCTTGTTGGCTGA
- a CDS encoding Flp family type IVb pilin — MQNLIKNFVNDESGATAIEYGLIAALIAVAMIAGATALGESINDKFADVSAEMDKVKDTKGKKIKGGD; from the coding sequence ATGCAAAATCTTATCAAAAACTTCGTCAATGACGAATCTGGTGCAACGGCCATCGAATACGGCCTGATCGCCGCTCTTATCGCTGTTGCGATGATCGCTGGTGCAACTGCACTGGGTGAGTCCATCAACGACAAGTTTGCCGATGTCTCTGCCGAGATGGACAAGGTGAAAGACACTAAAGGCAAGAAGATCAAAGGCGGCGACTGA
- a CDS encoding pilus assembly protein N-terminal domain-containing protein: MKTSLRATLASFAGLVATAALSLSASASDPIYRVDLNKTQILRLPAAAGSVIVGNPSIADVTIHSPNMIFVVGRGYGETNLVILDRNGGTMVDADIQVTAITPTNGIRLFNASSRRSYSCSPYCQPSPVLGDSADFVGANAGQTPESSGVGAIFDSPLAAGGSPFDAAQSELSGDQ; this comes from the coding sequence ATGAAAACATCCCTGCGCGCGACCCTGGCAAGCTTTGCCGGTCTGGTTGCTACCGCAGCCCTCAGCCTGTCGGCCTCCGCCTCTGATCCCATCTACCGCGTCGACCTGAACAAGACCCAGATCTTGCGTCTGCCGGCTGCGGCGGGCTCCGTAATCGTCGGCAATCCGAGCATCGCCGATGTGACCATCCATTCCCCCAACATGATTTTTGTGGTCGGGCGCGGTTACGGCGAAACCAATCTGGTCATTCTGGACCGCAATGGCGGCACGATGGTCGATGCGGACATTCAGGTCACGGCCATTACGCCGACAAATGGCATCCGTCTTTTCAATGCCAGCAGCCGCCGTTCCTATTCCTGCTCGCCCTACTGCCAGCCCTCACCCGTTCTGGGCGACAGTGCCGACTTTGTGGGCGCGAATGCTGGCCAGACTCCTGAAAGCTCCGGCGTCGGGGCCATTTTCGACAGCCCGCTCGCCGCAGGCGGCAGCCCGTTCGATGCGGCTCAATCCGAACTGTCCGGCGATCAATAG
- a CDS encoding TadE/TadG family type IV pilus assembly protein codes for MGRTSFTGRAWRRASALRDRYSKNTDGATAVEFAMVSLPFLAIIFGILELALVFFTGSVLTQSMNDTGRLVRVGAFQGCGSAAEFKAMVCDRMQGMMSCENNLRVDLVTAASFQSVAMKDPGDGGLDPDDDTKGVENGEFDNTGPGEPVVMRGTFYYPLVLPNFMTRLENQPGTGRHVITVSTAFRNEPFPGGGSCNPSIKDELEGILG; via the coding sequence ATGGGTCGGACCAGTTTTACAGGACGTGCCTGGCGCCGCGCGAGCGCGCTGCGCGACCGGTATTCCAAAAACACGGACGGGGCCACGGCAGTCGAATTCGCCATGGTCTCACTCCCTTTCCTGGCAATCATCTTCGGCATTCTGGAACTGGCCCTTGTCTTCTTCACAGGATCCGTCCTGACGCAATCCATGAATGATACGGGCCGTCTTGTCCGCGTCGGCGCCTTTCAAGGCTGTGGCAGCGCGGCGGAATTCAAGGCCATGGTCTGCGACCGCATGCAAGGGATGATGAGCTGCGAAAACAACCTGCGGGTCGACCTTGTCACTGCGGCCTCGTTTCAATCCGTCGCGATGAAGGATCCGGGCGATGGCGGTCTTGACCCGGACGACGACACGAAGGGCGTCGAGAACGGCGAATTCGACAATACGGGTCCAGGCGAACCTGTCGTCATGCGCGGGACATTCTACTATCCGCTGGTTCTGCCGAATTTCATGACCCGTCTGGAAAACCAGCCCGGAACAGGTCGTCATGTTATCACGGTTTCGACGGCGTTCCGGAACGAGCCTTTCCCCGGCGGCGGATCCTGCAATCCCTCCATCAAGGACGAGCTGGAAGGAATCCTCGGATGA
- a CDS encoding TadE/TadG family type IV pilus assembly protein gives MTLYPPATHLRRRLRRITGFHRDESGVAAMEFAIIAPIIIGVYLGLAELAMVLGVERQVSHSASVAGDLATQAAVLEEADIEDILSATLRVANVSDTNDYVLHMESFDRDSSGSEVSLGEIVYGAGRESWLEDFDAADLSADMLAEGSGIVVARVAYRYTPMGMPNTLDTDSKKGLLPTSLTLTETFLLKPRRSATVEVGAGTGTKFTCTGSASGMNCSS, from the coding sequence ATGACCCTATATCCGCCAGCCACTCATCTGCGTCGTCGGTTGCGACGGATTACGGGCTTTCACCGCGATGAAAGCGGTGTGGCCGCGATGGAATTCGCCATCATCGCGCCGATCATCATCGGCGTCTATCTTGGTCTGGCCGAGCTGGCCATGGTACTCGGCGTAGAGCGACAGGTGTCGCATTCCGCCAGTGTCGCCGGCGATCTGGCGACACAGGCCGCCGTTCTGGAAGAAGCCGATATTGAAGACATCCTCTCCGCGACATTGCGCGTCGCCAATGTGTCGGACACGAATGACTATGTTCTGCATATGGAAAGCTTCGACCGGGACTCGTCCGGGTCGGAAGTCAGCCTTGGCGAAATCGTCTATGGCGCAGGCCGGGAAAGCTGGCTTGAAGATTTCGATGCCGCCGATCTGAGCGCCGACATGCTGGCGGAAGGATCAGGGATCGTCGTCGCGCGCGTAGCTTACCGTTACACCCCAATGGGCATGCCCAATACGCTCGACACGGATAGCAAGAAGGGATTGCTGCCCACATCGCTGACTCTGACGGAAACATTTCTGCTGAAACCCCGTCGATCCGCCACAGTCGAAGTCGGCGCCGGCACGGGCACGAAATTTACCTGTACTGGCTCTGCATCAGGTATGAACTGCAGCAGCTAA
- a CDS encoding tyrosine-protein phosphatase, whose translation MSLIDVTDRLKPYGSIYNFRDFGGYSGLGGQSVRTGVLFRSAHLNGLSEADQAEIDALTIGTVVDLRHAPERKRQPSKWPENEARAAVLTQPVTPELAAATVAPHEAFAEQSLYSAQDARDYMTTSYRNRPHDAGFMALFSDTLTRMTEPQVDQGEGVLVHCAAGKDRTGTLVALIQGLLGVSDGDIMADYMLTETAVDIEAFLEPAAAMFSQRYGRTIDADSLRPMFGVEPDYLSASLEAMGDMERYAVDTLGLDGAQLDRLRARYLTNGHTA comes from the coding sequence ATGTCCCTCATCGATGTGACAGACCGGCTGAAGCCCTATGGCTCGATCTATAACTTTCGTGATTTCGGAGGTTATTCCGGTCTGGGCGGTCAGTCCGTGCGGACAGGGGTGCTGTTCCGCTCTGCCCATCTGAACGGCCTGAGCGAAGCCGATCAGGCCGAGATCGACGCCCTGACCATCGGGACGGTGGTCGATCTGCGGCATGCTCCGGAACGCAAACGCCAACCGTCGAAATGGCCCGAAAATGAAGCGCGCGCAGCGGTGCTGACTCAGCCTGTCACGCCTGAGCTGGCCGCGGCGACCGTCGCGCCGCATGAGGCCTTCGCCGAACAGAGCCTCTATTCAGCGCAGGATGCGCGCGACTATATGACGACATCCTATCGCAACCGGCCGCATGATGCCGGGTTCATGGCGCTGTTTTCGGACACGTTGACCCGGATGACAGAACCACAGGTCGATCAAGGCGAGGGCGTTCTGGTTCACTGCGCGGCGGGTAAAGACAGGACCGGAACGCTGGTCGCCCTGATTCAGGGTCTGCTGGGCGTATCGGACGGTGATATAATGGCGGATTATATGCTGACGGAAACTGCCGTCGACATTGAAGCCTTTCTCGAGCCCGCGGCAGCGATGTTCAGTCAGCGCTACGGGCGGACGATTGACGCCGACTCGCTCCGTCCGATGTTCGGGGTCGAACCGGATTATCTTAGCGCCAGTCTCGAGGCGATGGGCGATATGGAACGCTATGCGGTAGACACGCTCGGTCTTGACGGTGCGCAGCTTGATCGGTTGCGGGCGCGCTACCTGACAAATGGCCACACGGCTTAG
- a CDS encoding ribonucleotide-diphosphate reductase subunit beta — MGIVEPVSTSRSGLLEPSLTYKPFRYPWAYEFWRRQQQIHWMPEEVPLGEDLKDWSTNLTADEKNLLTQIFRFFTQSDVEVGGNYMENYMPLFKPVEVRMMLASFSNMETIHIAAYALLLETIGMPDSEFSMFMEYEEMAAKHDYLGQFGVETDEDILTSMAVFGAFTEGLQLFASFAMLMNFPRLNKMKGMGQIVSWSIRDESLHCEGMIKLFHTFAKETGALTQEVKDKIADCCKTVVKLEDKFIDLAFEKGPVEGMTAEDIKRYIRYIANWRMGQLGLEKIYDGVDEHPLPWLTEITNGVEHANFFEARATEYSKGATEGDWHGDNGVWNKFETYDAKRGIEAAE; from the coding sequence ATGGGAATCGTTGAACCAGTCAGCACATCACGGTCGGGTCTTCTGGAGCCGAGCCTGACATATAAGCCGTTTCGCTATCCTTGGGCCTATGAATTCTGGCGCCGTCAGCAGCAGATCCACTGGATGCCGGAAGAGGTGCCGCTGGGCGAGGATCTGAAGGACTGGTCCACCAATCTGACGGCGGACGAGAAAAACCTCCTGACGCAGATTTTCCGTTTCTTCACGCAAAGCGATGTCGAAGTCGGTGGCAATTATATGGAAAACTATATGCCGCTGTTCAAACCGGTCGAAGTCCGGATGATGCTGGCGTCATTTTCCAACATGGAAACGATCCACATCGCCGCCTATGCGTTGCTGCTGGAAACCATCGGCATGCCTGACAGCGAATTTTCCATGTTCATGGAATATGAGGAGATGGCGGCCAAGCACGACTATCTGGGTCAGTTCGGAGTCGAGACGGACGAGGATATTCTGACATCCATGGCGGTCTTCGGAGCCTTTACAGAAGGGCTGCAGCTTTTTGCGTCCTTCGCCATGCTGATGAACTTCCCGCGCCTGAACAAGATGAAGGGCATGGGTCAGATCGTGTCCTGGTCGATCCGGGATGAGAGCCTGCATTGCGAAGGCATGATCAAGCTGTTCCACACATTCGCCAAGGAAACGGGGGCGCTGACGCAAGAGGTGAAGGACAAGATCGCCGACTGCTGCAAGACGGTGGTGAAGCTGGAAGACAAGTTCATCGATCTGGCGTTCGAAAAAGGTCCCGTCGAAGGCATGACCGCGGAAGATATCAAACGCTATATCCGGTATATCGCCAATTGGCGCATGGGGCAGCTCGGCCTCGAAAAGATCTATGACGGCGTCGATGAACATCCGCTCCCTTGGCTGACGGAAATCACCAACGGAGTCGAACATGCCAACTTCTTCGAAGCGCGGGCCACGGAATATTCCAAGGGCGCGACCGAGGGGGACTGGCACGGCGACAATGGCGTCTGGAACAAGTTCGAAACCTACGATGCCAAACGCGGCATAGAGGCCGCCGAATAG
- a CDS encoding ABC1 kinase family protein codes for MLRSVVTFLRLLRTAWVLVRHDALVPKEYEPFVPGPVRFVAAISRFFSIRDRDDNPGARFANALEKLGPAYIKFGQILSTRGDMFDPVFAEGLSRLKDKVPPFPLEKAEAMLVADWGEPWQNRLLSLSEPVAAASVAQVHKAVLKPTDDHPDGETIAIKILRPNIVTRMTRDMNVIELVAKMAHAAVPAIRRMQPKAFVAEARRAVMLELDLRLEAAAASEMSDIAEATGLFRVPSIHWELVDKNVMATEWIEGTAFSSPDILELPIEERRALATAVIQSFLASTFTYGIFHADMHEGNLFRGPDGDLVLLDFGILGRLGDEEIRFEIDTLYGFLQRDYYKIAQVHFDIGYVPPNHSVDEFATALRAVGEPIFGKNAEDVSMSKVLLQLLEITEMFDMPLQPQLILLQKTMMQAEGVARRLDPHFDMWEASRPIVEDAVRAELGPERYINDLLDGLDRTRKTLNRLPEATENIAKLAQAWADGDIDLSTVPSRSAEQRRVSPFRPVAYAAFGAAMALGGAWVAAQL; via the coding sequence ATGCTCCGAAGCGTGGTGACATTCCTCCGACTCTTACGCACGGCCTGGGTGCTGGTGCGCCATGATGCGCTTGTGCCGAAAGAATATGAGCCGTTCGTGCCGGGGCCAGTGCGATTCGTCGCGGCGATATCCCGGTTTTTCTCCATTCGCGACCGCGACGACAATCCGGGCGCGCGTTTCGCCAATGCGCTCGAAAAGCTCGGCCCGGCCTACATCAAGTTCGGACAGATATTGTCCACCCGCGGCGACATGTTCGATCCTGTCTTTGCCGAAGGTCTGTCGCGTCTTAAGGACAAGGTGCCGCCCTTCCCCTTGGAAAAGGCCGAAGCCATGCTCGTCGCCGATTGGGGCGAGCCTTGGCAGAATCGCCTGCTATCGCTGTCCGAACCCGTCGCAGCCGCCTCGGTCGCACAGGTCCACAAGGCCGTGCTGAAACCGACGGACGATCATCCTGACGGCGAAACCATCGCCATCAAGATCCTGCGGCCCAACATCGTGACGCGGATGACGCGCGACATGAATGTGATCGAACTGGTGGCGAAAATGGCGCATGCAGCCGTGCCGGCCATTCGCCGGATGCAGCCCAAAGCCTTCGTCGCCGAAGCGCGGCGCGCCGTGATGCTTGAGCTCGACCTGCGGCTGGAAGCCGCAGCCGCGTCGGAAATGTCGGACATTGCCGAGGCCACAGGCCTGTTCCGGGTTCCTTCCATTCACTGGGAACTGGTGGACAAGAACGTCATGGCGACGGAGTGGATCGAGGGCACGGCCTTTTCGTCACCCGATATTCTGGAGCTGCCGATTGAGGAGCGCCGCGCCCTCGCGACCGCCGTCATTCAGAGCTTTCTGGCCTCGACGTTCACATACGGCATCTTTCATGCAGACATGCATGAGGGCAATCTCTTCCGCGGCCCGGACGGCGATCTCGTTCTGCTCGATTTCGGCATTCTGGGGCGGCTGGGTGACGAAGAAATTCGCTTCGAGATCGACACGCTCTACGGATTTCTCCAGCGCGACTATTACAAGATCGCCCAGGTCCATTTCGACATCGGTTACGTCCCACCCAATCACAGCGTCGACGAATTCGCGACCGCTTTGCGGGCTGTCGGCGAGCCGATTTTCGGCAAGAACGCCGAAGACGTCTCCATGTCCAAGGTCCTGCTGCAGCTCCTCGAAATCACCGAAATGTTCGACATGCCGCTTCAACCGCAGCTCATTCTGCTGCAAAAGACCATGATGCAGGCCGAAGGCGTGGCGCGACGCCTCGATCCGCATTTCGATATGTGGGAAGCCTCGCGCCCCATCGTGGAAGACGCCGTCCGCGCCGAACTCGGCCCCGAACGCTATATCAACGACCTGCTCGACGGGCTCGACCGGACCCGCAAGACACTGAACCGCCTGCCGGAAGCGACAGAAAATATCGCCAAACTGGCGCAAGCCTGGGCCGACGGGGACATCGATTTGTCAACTGTACCGTCGCGATCAGCAGAACAGCGACGAGTCAGTCCCTTTCGGCCTGTCGCCTATGCCGCTTTCGGAGCAGCCATGGCGCTTGGCGGGGCCTGGGTAGCGGCCCAGCTTTAG